In Candidatus Contubernalis alkalaceticus, the genomic window AAAACTTTTTATAATCCTCGCCAATGACTGATTGGATTTCTTCTCCCCTGCTTTGGCTTTCCAAAAACAAATCCAAAATGTCCTGTGTAATTTCTTCAAGAAGTGAATGATTCATTGTGCGAAAAACCAGGTAAATAAACACTGCACGATATGTTTTCAGATACTCACCCTGCAGCTTTTTCTCCAGTTCTTTCCTTTTGTTAACTTTATCGAAATAACTATATACATTCATTGTTAAGACCTCCCCATAACGCTTTCATACTTCTTACCAGGCTTAACCAAGATGTCTCAAAATTGGCCAGTTGCTCCTCACCGAGGCTGGTTAGATAATAATACTTTCTGTCCGGTCCCAGTGGGGATTCTTTTTTTTCAGACTTAATATATTGCTTTGTTTCAAGGCGAACCAGCAGCGGGTACAGGGAGCCCTCGGAAAAATCATTAAAACCGTACTGCATTAATATTTGATATATTTCATAACCATAGGTGCTTTTTTGCGAAATAATTTTTAGTATTGCACCTTCAATAACACCCTTTAACAATTGGGGTGATTTCATCATATCCACCTACCCTGTAATACACCCTAGCAACTACATTGTAATACAACCTAGGGTTGCAGTCAAGACAAACCCACAAATAATCGTTAAACCACCTTTACCTGTTCTACCAAACAGATAAAGGTGGTTTATGTTTATACATAGCGGATGCTCTCCCGCAGAGAAAACCTAATGATTATCGTGTGGAACCATGTACAGCTTATAGCCTACATACACACTTAAAGGGACAATAAAGATAATGGCAATACTAAACCCCATTAAAAGCTGATTTACTTGAGGCATGATGGAGAGGCTTTCTAGAAACTCTACTTTTCCGGTATTTGGGGATACTGGCATAACGCTTTTTAATGCAGAAAGCAAACCATAGGCGAGAAGAAAAAATCCTACATAAGCACCGTTCCTAGCTCTGTCGTTCCTTATAATGGAGACGGTGTTGAGCTATACATTAGTTTTTAGTAGTTGAATATTTTTCTCAGCATGACGACTGACCTCACGAAAGAATATGATTATATCCTCAATGGTAGGTTGGACCATTTATACCCCAGTTACATTGCGAAGCTTTTCTCTGATACATAAACCACTGAACTTGAAAGCCGTTTCCTTTACCCCAATCAGTTCTACTCTGAGAGCGTCGGTCATAACTTCTTTATCAATCTGAACCAAGGCATATCTGTCCAGAATGTCATCCTTGCCCTGCGATAAAATGATTTTCCCGTCATCAATCGACGCAGGGTGATTTATCGGCCAGCATTCCTTATGCTTCATTTAATTATCATAGCGAAACCAGGAATGTGGCTTGAATGCATAAAAACTTTTGACTCTCAAGCAATTTATAATTACTTATCTCAGCCAAGCTTTACCACGGCTAAACCATATTTCTGGTCAAATTCTGTAAGCATTTCAGCTATCTGATCTATGTCATATCTGCCTGTGCTGACCATTTTCTGTTAACATGTTATCGAATTACACCAGCAATCAAAAATGCGCCAAGAAGAGAACGTCTGCTGTCCCCTGAGCCTGAGAGGGAGATTCTGTTAATTGCCAGGGGCAAGAACCGAAATCTCCCGGGCAATACTTCTCACACAGTACCTTCATTTCTGCCTTTCTTGTTAAATAAGAGATATAAAGAAGGAACCAGGATCAATGTCAGCATAAGACACAAAGCCATGCCCACAATAGTTACCAAACCAAAGCTTGAAAGCCCTGGATGGTTTATAAAATAAAGACTGCCAAAACCTATTAGCGTTGTTATAGTTGTCATGACAATCGCCTTGCCTGTATAGGCCAAAATATGTGACAGATCCTTATCTTCGGAATGTTTTATCCTGTGAAGCAAATGGACACCACTGTCAACTCCTATTCCTACCAGTACAGGAAAAGCAATAATACTAAAAATATTTAAGTCATCCCCAAAGATTATCGGTGCAATACCCAATGTCATGTATATCATCAGCACCAGCGGTATTATAACAATTATGGCATCTTTCATGCTTTTAAACATTAACCACAGTATGATAAACAATGTTCCCAGGCAAAAGAGGCTGATTCTGACAACATCGCTTTTTGCATATTCTGTCACTTCGTTCATGATAGCAGGCATGCCAACGGGTGTTCTTCCTGAAACATCATATATTGCTTCGGCTATGTTTTGATAGTTTTCACTGTCCCAGACATTCACATCAGGAACAACTTCCACACTGAGTTTTCCGTCCTTCCCTGCATAATTTGCCTTTATATCATGGGGCAGTTTATCATAAGTGAATTTTTTTTCATTTAGAAGAAGGTTTTCTATGTCTGCTGTAACAGAATAAAAACCACTCGCACCTCTACTTGACTCTGTATTGTTATCAGTTGTTTCAACAGCCTCTGTACTCTCGTTGTTTCCTTCTGTCAGAAATGCTGTCCTGGCATTCTCCATTAATCTGTAACCTTCTGCAGATTCGTCAATCCCTCTTTCCGCAAGGAAGTTAATGATACCTCCGAACGCAAACAATAATTCTTCTTGAGTAACTGATTTCCCATTTTGCGGTTTTATTCTAAGTCCTGTATTTAGCTTCTTTATAACAGAAACCTTATAGTCCTGTTCTTCGGGCATATAATTAAGAACTGACTCCAACTGCCTGATGTCATCTCTGCTGCTCAGTTCTTCAGACACCCTTTCCAGTTCATCCATATCATCTACCATAAAGACAAGTGTAGTAGGGTTAAATGCAAATTCGTCTTCCACAACATCAAGCCATTGCAAACACTCCATGTCCTCGGGATATATTTCCGATATATCTGTTTTAATATTAGTGTTAAAAACATTACCCGCTAGGATAACTGCTGCGATGGCAAATATCACAACGAAAACCAGCGGCTTTTGTTCAACGGCTCTGCCTACAGGCTTTAAAAACTCATAACCAGAGCCTTTTAGCTGCTTTTGGGAACCGCCTTTCAGGTCAAACAGCAAAATTATAGAAGGCATGACAAATATCATCGTTACACATAAAAGAATTATTCCTCCGCCGGATATGACACCCATTTGTGTAAAAGCAGTAAACTCTGCCATGAGGAAAGTAAAAAAGGCTATGGCAGTGGTAATGGCTGCCACAAAAATACCGGAACTGGTTTCTCTGACAGTCGTTGCTACTGCTGCCGAAACGTCAAGGCCTCCTTCCCGTTCCTCCAGATATCTTGATATTATGTGTACCCCGAAATCTATCCCCAGACCTAATAACAAAATGGCAAAGCTTATGGAAAACATGTTCAGGTTTTTGTACACCAGCCAAGCAAAAGCCGTTGCCAAAACTGCTCCCAGCAGCAATGGATACCCTGCCGATACCGGCAGTAGTAACCGTTTAAAAGACAGTATTATAAATAGAATTATTAAAATGAATGTAATTGCGGCAGTAGATAAAAAGCCGTCAAACATGGTCTCATCTGCTTCATAATCCTGTACAAAGGCTCCGCCGGTATAACCGACACTCACCTCATATCCGCCACTGTCTTTTACTTGTACGATACTATCTTCCAGTGTGTTAAAATATAAAGCCCTGTCTTCCACAAAGTCCTCTGAGTTTATATTGGGCTTAATCATCATCAGGTAGGTATCACCGCTGTCCGATACTATATAACCCGCATCTTCTTCCCTGTCTGCTGTATAACCAAAAAGCATTACCGAAAACAATTGCTCCCGCTCTTTATCCGTAAGATCTTCCGGTGAAACAACAAATTTTGCAAAGCTGTTTAAAAAAGCTTCTCTGTTACCTTCCGGCAAATCATCAAATCTTTGTAGAAATAAAGCAGACAAAGTTACAAACTCTTTTTCCTCCATGAATTGAGACAAGGCACTGGTCCGGTCATTTATTTCTTTCTCCAAGCCTTCGTAGTGTCCCTTATCTATATACAGATGAAGATAATCCTTAATTTCAGCCATATCCACCTTGTACAGTATACTGCTAATAATATCTTTGCTTTGCAGTTTATCTCCCAATTCATCTATAAACCCTTCACTCTCGTGTTTCTCCCCCTGTACCACCACTAAAACATTATCCTGTGATTCAAAGTATTCTTCAAATTCCCTGCTCGCCTGCAAACTGCGGCTTCCTTCCGGAAGCATTCCCTCCATACTGGAATCCATCCCCACATTCATTGCCATCAATATTGATATAACAAATGCCACAGCACTAATAATTAAAACCAGTTTGTATCTTTCTACTATTGTTTTAGATAATGTTTTAAACACAGCAATACCTCCGT contains:
- a CDS encoding efflux RND transporter permease subunit produces the protein MFKTLSKTIVERYKLVLIISAVAFVISILMAMNVGMDSSMEGMLPEGSRSLQASREFEEYFESQDNVLVVVQGEKHESEGFIDELGDKLQSKDIISSILYKVDMAEIKDYLHLYIDKGHYEGLEKEINDRTSALSQFMEEKEFVTLSALFLQRFDDLPEGNREAFLNSFAKFVVSPEDLTDKEREQLFSVMLFGYTADREEDAGYIVSDSGDTYLMMIKPNINSEDFVEDRALYFNTLEDSIVQVKDSGGYEVSVGYTGGAFVQDYEADETMFDGFLSTAAITFILIILFIILSFKRLLLPVSAGYPLLLGAVLATAFAWLVYKNLNMFSISFAILLLGLGIDFGVHIISRYLEEREGGLDVSAAVATTVRETSSGIFVAAITTAIAFFTFLMAEFTAFTQMGVISGGGIILLCVTMIFVMPSIILLFDLKGGSQKQLKGSGYEFLKPVGRAVEQKPLVFVVIFAIAAVILAGNVFNTNIKTDISEIYPEDMECLQWLDVVEDEFAFNPTTLVFMVDDMDELERVSEELSSRDDIRQLESVLNYMPEEQDYKVSVIKKLNTGLRIKPQNGKSVTQEELLFAFGGIINFLAERGIDESAEGYRLMENARTAFLTEGNNESTEAVETTDNNTESSRGASGFYSVTADIENLLLNEKKFTYDKLPHDIKANYAGKDGKLSVEVVPDVNVWDSENYQNIAEAIYDVSGRTPVGMPAIMNEVTEYAKSDVVRISLFCLGTLFIILWLMFKSMKDAIIVIIPLVLMIYMTLGIAPIIFGDDLNIFSIIAFPVLVGIGVDSGVHLLHRIKHSEDKDLSHILAYTGKAIVMTTITTLIGFGSLYFINHPGLSSFGLVTIVGMALCLMLTLILVPSLYLLFNKKGRNEGTV
- a CDS encoding PadR family transcriptional regulator, with the protein product MKSPQLLKGVIEGAILKIISQKSTYGYEIYQILMQYGFNDFSEGSLYPLLVRLETKQYIKSEKKESPLGPDRKYYYLTSLGEEQLANFETSWLSLVRSMKALWGGLNNECI